In Episyrphus balteatus chromosome 4, idEpiBalt1.1, whole genome shotgun sequence, the sequence CCATCCAGTTTGTAAAGGTCAACTTGTGTTTGAAGATCATTTTGATAGACTGAATTGGACCATGTGGAAGAGGGAAGTTCGAATTCCCATTGATTCAGATGATTCAGAGTTTGTATCATTCCAAAGCAGATCAGAAAATTCTTATGTGAGCAATGGTGAATTACATATTATACCAAATTTGTTATCGGAAACACCGGGATTTAATGGATCATTAATTCGAACTGGACAGCTTGATTTAAGAGCGGAGTGAGTTCCCGATAGACaaattgcttctataaagctttacaggtgctaTCGTTGCTTCTGTTAAGCTTTAGAGAAgcaaaatagtttgtagagttTCACACTTTTATTAGAATTTCTATATTTTAATAATATCCATTTCAGATGCACAGCAATTGTTGATATGTCAAAGGAATGCCAGCGAATAGCACAATTCTTTCAAATTCTTCCACCAGTTGTAACAGCGAGAATCAATACCAAAGATTTTTTCACCTTTCGTTTTGGAAGAGTTGAAGTAAGAGCTAAACTACCTAAAGGGGATTGGCTGTTTCCATGTAAGAATGAATGAAACTATTTCttttatgatttattttcaattttaagtttatttcagTAATATTACTTGAACCAGTTGAAAGTTATTATGGATTTACGGAGCATTCATCGGGTCAAATGAGAGTTGCTTTTATTCGAGGTAACGAAATTCTTGAGAGTAAAACTGGAGAAGATCTCTCTGGTAAACGAATAATGGGTGGAGTTGTACTATCATCCGGGGAAGAACTTCGTGATACTTGGCTAAAGAGTAGTCTCAGATCATCACATATGGGTGATGATTATCACAATTATACTCTGATCTGGGAAGAAGATCACATTGCTTTGCAAGTTGATGGAAACGAATATGGTTTTATTCGTGGTGGTTTTTCAAAACTAACTCGAACACATAATCTACCACATGCATCACTTTGGAGTAATAGGCATAAGATGGCACCTTTTGATAGAGAGGTAGGTATCATAAGTTAGgtacatatgtaggtatatgaaaaatattgatggataatttgatttttattcttcAGTTCTTTTTGACACTTGGTGTTGGTGCTGGTGGACATTCTGATTTTCCAGGTGGTGTTCTTAATGGACCAAGAAAAACATTTAAGTCGTGGAGTAATCACCATCCAAAAGCTGAATTGCGATTCTGGAATGACCGAGAAAATTGGTTGAAAACATGGAGTGGCGATGAAGCTGGACTACACGTAGACTATGTAAAAGTGTATGCTTTATAGTTAATTTGTAACAAATAAATGGCGTTTCTTCTTTGTATATACAACCTATAGTCATGAACGATGAAATAATATAGAAATAGATCCTTCTCGCTTAATTAGaaagtcattttcaaaagtgacgcgtgcattttcaaaattgactcGCATCATTTTCTTTAGTGATTCGCGTCATTTTTGAAAGTGATGCGAATCATTTTTCGAAGTGACGAGtgtcatttttaaaagtgacgTGCCTAAAATGGCGCCCctctttctcaaaaaatacacGCGTCAATTTCAAATGTGACGAgtctcatttttaaaaatgacgCACCTTTCACctcatttttaaaagtaactTGAGGCACCTCTTTCTCAAAAGTGACGAGCTTCATTTTCAAAAGTGACTTGGGTCATTTTAAGAAGTGACGTgcgtcatttaaaaatttggcTATATTCATAGTTATTTCAAAagaactgacctaatttgcgaaattatctcgcTTGGGCTTGCTATTATAGCTTATTTTCATTACAGCTCAAATgagaaaatttcacaaaaaagtcCAGTTTAAATTTCTCAtttcgatttgaaattcgaaattagataatttgcgaaattagaaaataaattaaaaaaaaaataaatcaaaaatgaaaacaccGTTAACACATCAAGTCCTTTGGATCCATGGTATaagaagagaaggtatgatcattagagtccccattttacaaaatggagtaataagtttttgacgtttaaggtataactacaaaaCGGCcagtttttgcaaaaagtcaaaaagtgaaaattttcaaactaattttgtgacagtttt encodes:
- the LOC129918783 gene encoding gram-negative bacteria-binding protein 1-like, whose protein sequence is MKLSIVLFIIWNVTTVSNVFGYSVPEPTIEILNPQGLRIYIPHEKGIVLVAFHLNIDKPIALNLLGDYSADITQPSNDRWLFQISNIFIEPGSKINYWMHVQYGSYAYRKLGSQVAGRATVDISEPESITTNSSFSSGEKLPSDCEKSVTTVGRHPVCKGQLVFEDHFDRLNWTMWKREVRIPIDSDDSEFVSFQSRSENSYVSNGELHIIPNLLSETPGFNGSLIRTGQLDLRAECTAIVDMSKECQRIAQFFQILPPVVTARINTKDFFTFRFGRVEVRAKLPKGDWLFPLILLEPVESYYGFTEHSSGQMRVAFIRGNEILESKTGEDLSGKRIMGGVVLSSGEELRDTWLKSSLRSSHMGDDYHNYTLIWEEDHIALQVDGNEYGFIRGGFSKLTRTHNLPHASLWSNRHKMAPFDREFFLTLGVGAGGHSDFPGGVLNGPRKTFKSWSNHHPKAELRFWNDRENWLKTWSGDEAGLHVDYVKVYAL